Proteins encoded by one window of Hafnia alvei:
- a CDS encoding diguanylate cyclase, whose protein sequence is MQQAVLKQSEGTTRIGTSFVTFTRMENPNITLISLQSLRQGLQDQYGRISLTLVALWCLFVITLIGTHYVISRLVRNMETLQNRLSWRAEHDPLTELLNRRGFFDKAEEITRKGQCYGRSMAIIQVDLDKFKNINDVYGHHVGDLALKHAADTMTSMLRKQDIIGRIGGEEFCIMLPNTVLSEAVAIAERIHTQFNRQNLMLSDGRTVEVTASMGVSACSGTTGCSIESLQSQADKRLYRAKTAGRNQVCASDMDA, encoded by the coding sequence TTGCAACAAGCCGTATTAAAACAAAGCGAAGGGACAACCCGTATCGGCACCAGTTTTGTGACGTTTACCCGTATGGAAAATCCGAATATCACCTTGATTAGTTTGCAATCCTTGCGCCAAGGCTTACAGGACCAGTATGGCCGCATCAGCCTGACGTTAGTTGCCCTGTGGTGTCTCTTTGTTATCACGCTGATTGGCACCCATTACGTGATATCACGGCTAGTGCGCAATATGGAAACCTTACAGAATCGGCTGAGCTGGCGCGCGGAACACGATCCGTTAACTGAACTGCTTAACCGTCGTGGTTTCTTTGATAAAGCCGAAGAGATAACGCGCAAAGGTCAGTGCTACGGGCGTTCCATGGCTATCATTCAGGTTGATTTAGATAAGTTTAAGAATATCAATGATGTCTATGGCCATCATGTTGGCGATCTGGCGCTTAAACATGCCGCAGACACAATGACATCGATGCTACGCAAGCAGGACATCATTGGCCGCATTGGCGGCGAGGAGTTCTGCATCATGCTGCCAAACACCGTGCTTTCTGAGGCGGTGGCGATTGCCGAACGTATTCATACACAGTTTAATCGCCAAAATCTGATGCTTTCTGATGGCAGAACCGTAGAGGTCACTGCATCAATGGGCGTTTCTGCCTGTTCTGGAACGACGGGTTGCAGCATAGAAAGCCTACAGTCGCAGGCCGATAAACGCCTGTATAGAGCGAAAACGGCAGGGCGTAACCAAGTTTGTGCCAGCGATATGGATGCATAA